One genomic segment of Drosophila willistoni isolate 14030-0811.24 chromosome 2R unlocalized genomic scaffold, UCI_dwil_1.1 Seg200, whole genome shotgun sequence includes these proteins:
- the LOC6641550 gene encoding CD109 antigen isoform X8: protein MSRHLIGLCFLQLALLINATGLYTVIAPGTIRSTFKYNVAVSIHKADGPSKIKVGITGPSYNETKDLELLPMTTKNVEFDVPKLSSGDYNLTAEGVEGVIFKNTTKLNYENNKPSVYIQTDKATYKPADLVQFRVLFLDEQTRPAAIDKPIQIVINDGAQNRIKQWSNVKLIKGVYTGELQLSDQPVLGKWQIEVSVEDQDLKQSKSFDVDKYVLPKFEVSVESPKDIAVADGSVKATVRAKYTYGKPVKGKALVTFEPSGFYGSSGDIRQEKTIDVDGKGHVEFNIGGTQFRSHYIPPMKIFAIVTEELTGNKQNASTTVNLHSQRYNLEAVDKPPNYHPGKKLTYKVVVKNLDGSPLQNAQKKVKLTLGSSRYYFPWRGAPEQITNNDDISLEAPVNEHGIATFEFNIPENETRYLQVEAKYDDSFSNLGSLHKFQPAVESNDPLKIVLKTQPLKLGKSVSFEVKSNAEIPYFAYTIVARGNIVESDYVDVPEGRKTHTVKFTPTFAMVPKATIFVYYIFDNELRFEEETLNFDKDFENSIEISAPIDAKPSEEVKLKVKTDADSFVGLLGVDQSVLLLKSGNDLDRETIFSDLNKYQTSTPSQRGYGRYPGQTSGLVTLTNANYPYNTARRLHRRKYHLRFRGGNRRRMGHLTSMSMSTLMIDVTPPQIRQEFPETWIHSILDNVDETGFANLTKKIPDTITSWVITGFSLNPTTGLALTESPTKIRVFQPFFVSTNLPYSVKRGEVIAIPVIIFNYLDKKLEAEVVMDNSDREFDFTEATNEVEEKSIDEVRRVKRVTIPANSGQSVSFMIRPKNVGTTTLKITATSPLAGDTIHQKLKVEPEGVTQYENRAVFINLPEQSEMSEELDVDVPKEAVRDSEFIEFSVVGDLLGPTLQNLDNLVRMPYGCGEQNMVNFVPNILVLKYLEVTNRKMPAIQKKAKKFLEIGYQRELSYKHDDGSYSAFGKSDAAGSTWLTAYVMRSFHQAGKYTDVDPKVIVAGLDFLVSKQKENGEFPELGKLFDNANHNALGLSSFVLLAFFENHELMDKYKQAIDKGVQYVAEEVDKTDNQYSLAIALVALQLAKHPKSEKVIAKIETMAKQEDGRKWWSKAKEDSTSNDRRSYWHPRSNDVEITSYILLGLLEKYPAEASLPIIKWLISQRNSNGGFSSTQDTVIGLQALTKFAYKTGSGSGTIDIDFTPSNGTQDTIKVNPENSLVLQTHVLPKSTRKVDFTAKGKGSAMVQLSYRYNLAEKDKKPSFKVTPSVKDTLKKKLLVEVCAEYIPLEDSDQKKDSNMVVIEIALPSGYVSDSDKFDQIKAVDRVKRIETKNSDSTIIAYFDSLTPGDVKCIPVEANKAHAVAKQKPASVSIYDYYDTERRATEYYEVKNSLCDICEADDCGAGCKKP, encoded by the exons ATGTCGCGTCATTTGATCGGTTTGTGCTTCTTGCAATTGGCTTTACTTATTAATGCTACTGG CCTCTATACAGTGATAGCTCCGGGTACCATTCGATCGACTTTTAAGTACAATGTAGCCGTGTCTATTCATAAAGCCGATGGTCCCAGCAAAATAAAAGTTGGCATTACCGGACCCTCTTATAATGAGACAAAAGATTTGGAATTATTGCCCATGACcacaaaaaatgttgaatttgATGTACCAAAATTGTCGAGCGGTGATTATAATCTCACTGCCGAGGGCGTTGAGGGTGTTATCTTCAAGAATACCACCAAATTGaattatgaaaataataaGCCATCGGTCTACATACAGACTGATAAGGCTACATATAAGCCGGCGGATTTAGTGCAATTCCGAGTATTGTTTTTAGATGAACAGACGCGACCTGCTGCGATTGATAAGCCAATTCAGATTGTGATCAATGATGGAGCCCAGAATCGTATCAAACAGTGGTCAAATGTCAAGCTAATCAAGGGCGTGTATACCGGTGAGTTGCAGTTGTCCGATCAGCCAGTATTGGGCAAATGGCAAATCGAGGTCAGTGTTGAGGATCAAGACTTGAAGCAAAGTAAATCATTTGATGTGGATAAGTATGTGCTGCCCAAGTTTGAGGTTAGTGTGGAATCACCTAAAGATATAGCCGTGGCTGATGGTTCTGTCAAGGCCACAGTTAGAGCCAAATATACCTATGGTAAGCCGGTGAAAGGCAAAGCTCTGGTTACATTTGAACCCTCTGGCTTCTATGGATCAAGTGGTGACATACGGCAAGAGAAAACCATTGATGTGGATGGCAAGGGTCATGTCGAATTCAATATCGGAGGCACTCAATTCAGAAGCCATTATATTCCTccaatgaaaatttttgccatCGTAACGGAAGAGCTGACGggcaataaacaaaatgcCTCAACCACTGTCAACCTTCATAGTCAACGTTACAATCTAGAAGCAGTCGATAAGCCACCAAATTATCATCCAGGCAAAAAACTCACTTACAAAGTGGTAGTAAAGAATCTCGATGGTTCTCCTTTGCAAAATGCTCAAAAGAAGGTAAAACTTACACTGGGATCTTCACGCTATTATTTTCCTTGGAGAGGTGCCCCAGAACAGATTACCAACAATGACGATATAAGTCTAGAAGCTCCAGTAAATGAACATGGCATAGCCACATTTGAATTCAATATCCCCGAAAACGAAACTCGCTACTTACAAGTGGAGGCTAAATATGATGACTCTTTCTCTAATTTGGGTAGTCTGCACAAATTCCAGCCTGCTGTCGAAAGTAACGACCCCTTAAAGATTGTTTTGAAGACGCAACC CCTAAAATTGGGCAAAAGTGTATCATTTGAAGTCAAGTCGAATGCTGAGATACCCTATTTTGCCTACACTATTGTAGCGCGTGGTAATATTGTGGAAAGTGATTATGTTGATGTTCCAGAAGGTCGTAAAACTCATACAGTTAAATTTACACCAACATTCGCCATGGTGCCAAAAGCTACAATTTTCGTCTATTACATTTTCGATAATGAGTTGCGTTTTGAGGAGGAAACCCTCAATTTTGACAAGGATTTCGAAAACTCG ATTGAAATCTCTGCACCTATCGATGCGAAACCCAGTGAGGAAGTTAAATTGAAGGTAAAAACCGATGCAGACTCATTTGTTGGACTTTTGGGTGTAGACCAGAGTGTTCTCTTGCTTAAATCTGGCAACGATCTCGATCGTGAGACTATATTCTCTGACCTTAATAAATATCAAACTTCAACACCCTCACAAAGGGGATACGGACGTTATCCAGGCCAAACCTCTGGCTTAGTTACCTTAACCAATGCAAATTATCCCTATAATACAG CAAGGCGTTTACACCGTAGAAAATATCATTTACGGTTTCGGGGTGGAAATAGACGCCGTATGGGTCATTTAACATCAATGTCAATGTCCACATTGATGATTGATGTTACTCCACCACAAATTAGACAAGAATTTCCTGAAACTTGGATACATTCCATTCTAGACAA CGTGGATGAAACTGGATTTGCCAACTTGACCAAAAAGATACCAGATACCATTACCTCTTGGGTGATTACTGGCTTCTCTCTGAATCCAACAACGGGCTTAGCCTTGACTGAGAGTCCTACTAAAATTCGGGTATTCCAGCCTTTCTTTGTGTCAACCAATTTGCCATATTCTGTTAAACGAG GTGAAGTTATTGCCATTCCTGTGATCATTTTCAATTACTTGGACAAGAAACTAGAGGCTGAGGTTGTCATGGACAACTCGGACCGGGAATTCGACTTTACCGAGGCCACCAATGAAGTAGAGGAGAAATCAATTGACGAAGTTCGTCGTGTAAAACGTGTGACCATACCGGCAAATAGTGGTCAAAGTGTTTCATTTATGATACGGCCAAAGAATGTGGGAACAACTACTCTAAAGATTACAGCAACGTCTCCATTGGCTGGCGATACAATACATCAGAAACTAAAAGTGGAACCCGAAGGTGTGACCCAGTATGAGAATCGTGCTGTTTTTATAAATCTTCCTGAGCAGTCTGAAATGAGCGAAGAACTAGATGTCGATGTACCCAAGGAAGCTGTTCGCGATTCCGAGTTCATTGAATTCTCAGTGGTCGGAGATCTATTGGGTCCAACCCTTCAGAATTTGGATAATTTGGTCCGTATGCCATACGGTTGTGGTGAACAGAATATGGTAAATTTTGTGCCAAATATTTTGGTATTAAAATACTTGGAAGTTACCAATCGCAAAATGCCTGCCATTCAAAAGAAGGCTAAGAAATTCTTAGAAATCGGCTATCAGCGTGAATTATCATATAAGCACGATGATGGCTCTTATAGTGCCTTTGGCAAATCAGATGCAGCCGGCAGTACTTGGCTAACAGCCTATGTGATGCGTTCCTTCCATCAGGCAGGCAAATATACTGATGTAGATCCAAAAGTCATAGTGGCTGGCCTCGATTTTCTAGTGTCTAAGCAAAAGGAAAATGGCGAATTTCCCGAATTGGGTAAATTATTTGATAATGCCAATCATAATGCTTTGGGACTTTCATCGTTTGTCTTGCTGGCCTTCTTTGAGAATCAT GAACTCATGGACAAATATAAGCAAGCCATTGACAAGGGTGTTCAATATGTGGCCGAAGAGGTGGACAAAACTGATAATCAATATTCCTTAGCCATTGCATTGGTGGCCTTACAACTGGCCAAACATCCCAAGTCTGAAAAGGTTATTGCGAAAATTGAAACTATGGCCAAACAAGAGGATGGTCGCAAATGGTGGTCCAAGGCCAAGGAAGATTCAACCTCCAATGATCGCCGTTCCTATTGGCATCCTCGTAGCAATGATGTGGAAATCACCTCATATATACTCTTGGGCCTGCTCGAGAAATATCCCGCCGAGGCTTCATTGCCCATAATTAAATGGCTGATTTCCCAGCGGAATAGTAATGGCGGTTTCTCCTCCACCCAGGATACTGTTATTGGCTTGCAGGCTCTTACCAAGTTTGCCTACAAGACTGGCTCTGGTAGTGGCACCATTGACATCGATTTTACACCGTCTAATGGCACACAGGATACGATTAAAGTTAATCCTGAAAACTCTCTAGTCTTGCAGACTCATGTGCTACCAAAGTCAACGCGTAAAGTGGACTTTACAGCCAAGGGCAAGGGTTCCGCTATGGTGCAACTTTCGTATCGCTACAATCTGGCCGAAAAGGATAAGAAGCCTAGTTTCAAAGTCACTCCTAGTGTAAAGGATACTCTCAAGAAGAAATTGCTAGTCGAGGTATGTGCTGAGTATATCCCACTTGAGGATAGCGATCAAAAGAAGGACTCAAACATGGTAGTAATTGAAATAGCCCTGCCTTCTGGATATGTCAGTGATTCTgataaatttgatcaaattaAAGCTGTCGATCGAGTGAAACGCATTGAAACCAAGAACTCTGACTCTACAATCATAGCCTATTTCGATAGCCTCACGCCCGGAGATGTTAAGTGCATTCCCGTCGAGGCTAATAAAGCTCATGCAGTGGCTAAACAGAAGCCGGCATCAGTTTCCATATATGATTACTACGATACCGAACGTCGTGCAACCGAATACTATGAAGTGAAGAACTCTCTTTGCGACATCTGTGAGGCAGATGATTGCGGAGCTGGTTGCAAGAAGCCTTAA